A part of Isachenkonia alkalipeptolytica genomic DNA contains:
- a CDS encoding single-stranded DNA-binding protein, with protein MNSVSLVGRLTKDPELRFTGTGKAVATFTLAVNRTFSKTDEADFFNIVTWQKTAENCANYLAKGQQVAVLGRLQSRSYENKEGRRIFVVEVVANEVEFLERRDKSGGSSSNSQSYQKNQDKPKENKSKNDIDTSDVDLDEFQAIDDDEDIPF; from the coding sequence ATGAATAGTGTATCTTTAGTCGGTCGTTTAACAAAAGATCCTGAACTTCGCTTTACTGGTACGGGAAAAGCCGTTGCCACCTTCACACTTGCAGTAAACAGAACTTTTTCCAAAACCGATGAAGCAGACTTTTTTAATATCGTAACCTGGCAAAAAACCGCAGAAAACTGTGCGAATTACTTAGCCAAGGGGCAACAGGTGGCGGTTCTCGGAAGACTGCAGTCGCGAAGCTATGAGAATAAAGAGGGTAGGCGGATATTCGTCGTGGAAGTCGTTGCTAATGAAGTGGAGTTTTTAGAGCGGCGGGATAAGTCCGGTGGGTCTTCTTCAAATTCACAATCCTATCAAAAGAATCAAGACAAACCGAAAGAGAACAAGAGCAAAAATGATATTGATACTTCGGATGTGGATTTAGATGAATTTCAAGCGATAGATGATGACGAAGATATTCCTTTTTAA